A stretch of the Cygnus atratus isolate AKBS03 ecotype Queensland, Australia chromosome 34, CAtr_DNAZoo_HiC_assembly, whole genome shotgun sequence genome encodes the following:
- the LOC118260983 gene encoding olfactory receptor 11A1-like yields the protein MGEGQLDNWTSPMDFLLLGLGNVPELQSPLFFLTFMIYSVTMAGNILIVVLVVAVQHLHTPMYFFLVNLSSLETCYSSTILPRLLASFLKGDRTISAHGCIAQFYFFGSFVTSECYLLAAMSYDRYLAICQPLLYASFMTWKVCIQMAAGSWLMGFLLSAVVIYLLSQLKFCGPKAIDHFFCDLIPLLELSCSETRVVTLVTLLLSLLDLVFPFLFMLASYVCIIAAILRIPSRVSRQKAFSTCSSHLTVITVFYGTLIVVYMMSRSVSLRQLNKVLSFFYTILTPLVNPLIYSLRNREVREALSKGLRKAVVCIQRS from the coding sequence ATGGGGGAAGGACAACTTGACAATTGGACATCACCaatggattttcttctgctgggacTGGGAAATGTCCCTGAACTCCAGTCACCacttttcttcctgacattCATGATCTACTCAGTCACCATGGCTGGGAACATCCTCATTGTCgtgctggtggtggcagtgcAGCATCTgcacacccccatgtacttcttcctggTCAACCtgtcctccttggagacctgCTACAGCTCCACCATCCTGCCCCGGCTGCTGGCCAGCTTCCTGAAGGGGGACAGGACCATCTCTGCTCATGGCTGTATCGCTCAGTTCTACTTCTTTGGCTCCTTTGTAACATCTGAGTGTTACCTGCTGGCAGCCATGTCCTATGATCGATACTTGGCCatctgccagcccctgctctaTGCAAGCTTCATGACCTGGAAGGTCTGTATCCAGATGGCAGCTGGGTCTTGGTTAATGGGttttctgctgtctgctgtAGTCATATACCTCTTATCCCAGCTGAAGTTCTGTGGCCCCAAGGCAATTGACCACTTCTTCTGTGACCTTATCCCACTGCTAGAGCTCTCCTGCAGTGAAACCAGAGTGGTCACGCTTGTAACTTTATTGCTGTCTCTCCTAGATctggttttccctttcttgtttATGCTGGCCTCCTATGTGTGCATCATAGCTGCCATCCTGAGGATCCCATCCAGAGTGAGCAGGCAGAAGGCCTTTTCCACTTGCTCCTCTCACCTCACTGTCATCACTGTTTTCTACGGCACCCTCATCGTTGTCTATATGATGTCCCGATCAGTCTCGCTAAGGCAACTCAACAAAGTGCTCTCCTTCTTCTACACCATCCTCACGCCCCTGGTCAATCCCCTCATTTACAGCCTGAGGAACAGGGAGGTCAGGGAGGCCCTGAGCAAAGGGCTCAGGAAAGCTGTGGTCTGCATACAGAGATCATAG
- the LOC118260981 gene encoding olfactory receptor 14C36-like — MPNSSSISEFLLLAFADTRQLQLLHFGLFLGIYLAALLGNGLILTAIACDHRLHTPMYFFLLNLTLLDLGCISTTLPKAMANSLWGSRAISYTGCAAQVFLFVFLFSAEYSLLTVMAYDRYVAICKPLHYGSLLGSRACAQMAAAAWGSGFLNAVLHTASTFSLPLCQGNAVDQFFCEIPQILKLSCSQSFLSEVWVLVGNVFIDCGCFVFIVLSYVQIIRAVLRMPSEQGRHKAFSMCLPHLAVVSLFISTVMFTYLKPLSISSPSLDLVVAVLYSVVPPAVNPFIYSMRNQELKVALNKMVFKCVLAMSMPSLAIHNWYLTGTPDGISNRLDAYEQVAASQGCSKPREK, encoded by the exons atgcccaacagcagctccatcagcgagttcctcctcctggcattcgcagacacgcggcagctgcagctcctgcacttcgggctcttcctgggcatctacctggctgccctcctgggcaacggcctcatcctcacagccatagcctgcgaccaccgcctccacacccccatgtacttcttcctcctcaacctcaccctcctcgacctgggctgcatctccaccactctccccaaagccatggccaattccctcTGGGGATCCAGGGCCATTTCCTACACAGGATGTGCTGCCCaggtctttttgtttgtcttcttgttttcagcagagtattctcttctcactgtcatggcctacgaccgctatgttgccatctgcaagcccctgcactacgggagcctcctgggcagcagagcttgtgcccagatggcagcagctgcctggggcagtggctttctcaatgctgtcctaCACACGGCCagtacattttccctgcccctctgccaaggcaatgctgtggaccagttcttctgtgaaatcccccagatcctcaagctctcctgttCACAGTCCTTCCTCAGTGAAGTTTGGGTTCTTGTGGGTAATGTTTTCATCGACTGTGGGTGTTTTGTATTCATTGTGCTCTCCTATGTTCAGATCATCAGGGccgtgctgaggatgccctctgagcaggggcggcacaaagccttttccatgtgcctccctcacctggctgtggtCTCTCTCTTTATCAGCACTGTCATGTTTACCTACCTGAAGCccctctccatctcctccccatccctaGACCTGGTtgtggcagttctgtactctgtggtgcctccagcagtgaaccccttcatctacagcatgagaaACCAGGAGCTGAAAGTTGCACTGAACAAAATGGTTTTC AAGTGTGTTTTGGCCATGTCCATGCCTT CTCTGGCCATTCATAACTGGTACTTAACGGGCACCCCTGATGGCATCTCCAACAGACTTGATGCTTATGAGCAAGTGGCCgcttcccagggctgcagcaagcCAAG GGAGAagtga